The Ciconia boyciana chromosome 2, ASM3463844v1, whole genome shotgun sequence genome has a segment encoding these proteins:
- the LOC140647740 gene encoding myosin regulatory light chain 2, smooth muscle minor isoform, with translation MSSKRAKTKTTKKRPQRATSNVFAMFDQSQIQEFKEAFNMIDQNRDGFIDKEDLHDMLASLGKNPTDEYLDAMMNEAPGPINFTMFLTMFGEKLNGTDPEDVIRNAFACFDEEATGFIQEDYLRELLTTMGDRFTDEEVDELYREAPIDKKGNFNYIEFTRILKHGAKDKDD, from the exons ATGTCTAGCAAAAGGGCAAAGACGAAGACCACCAAGAAGCGCCCTCAGCGTGCCACTTCCAATGTATTTGCAATGTTTGATCAGTCGCAGATTCAAGAATTCAAGGAGGCCTTCAACATGATCGACCAGAACAGGGATGGCTTCATTGACAAAGAGGACTTGCACGATATGCTTGCCTCCCTCG GAAAGAATCCAACAGATGAATACCTAGATGCCATGATGAATGAGGCTCCAGGCCCCATAAACTTCACAATGTTCCTCACAATGTTTGGTGAGAAGTTAAATGGCACCGATCCGGAAGATGTAATCAGGAAtgcttttgcttgctttgatgAAGAAGCAACAG GGTTCATCCAGGAGGACTACCTGCGAGAGCTGCTGACGACAATGGGAGACAGGTTCACAGATGAAGAGGTAGATGAGCTGTACAGAGAGGCACCCATCGACAAAAAGGGGAATTTCAACTACATTGAATTCACGCGCATCCTGAAACATGGAGCAAAAGACAAGGATGACTGA
- the LOC140647741 gene encoding myosin regulatory light chain 2, smooth muscle minor isoform-like, protein MSSKKAKTKATKKRPQRATSNVFAMFDQSQIQEFKEAFNMIDQNRDGFIDKEDLHDMLASLGKNPTDEYLDAMMNEAPGPINFTMFLTMFGEKLNGTDPEDVIRNAFACFDEEATGFIQEDYLRELLTTMGDRFTDEEVDELYREAPIDKKGNFNYIEFTRILKHGAKDKDD, encoded by the exons ATGTCTAGCAAAAAGGCAAAGACGAAGGCCACCAAGAAGCGCCCTCAGCGTGCCACTTCCAATGTATTTGCAATGTTTGATCAGTCGCAGATTCAAGAATTCAAGGAGGCCTTCAACATGATCGACCAGAACAGGGATGGCTTCATTGACAAAGAGGACTTGCACGATATGCTCGCCTCCCTCG GAAAGAATCCAACAGATGAATACCTAGATGCCATGATGAATGAGGCTCCAGGCCCCATAAACTTCACAATGTTCCTCACAATGTTTGGTGAGAAGTTAAATGGCACCGATCCGGAAGATGTAATCAGGAAtgcttttgcttgctttgatgAAGAAGCAACAG GGTTCATCCAGGAGGACTACCTGCGAGAGCTGCTGACGACAATGGGAGACAGGTTCACAGATGAAGAGGTAGATGAGCTGTACAGAGAGGCACCCATCGACAAAAAGGGGAATTTCAACTACATTGAATTCACGCGCATCCTGAAACATGGAGCAAAAGACAAGGATGACTGA